The proteins below are encoded in one region of Methanosarcina barkeri 3:
- a CDS encoding peptidase U32 family protein, with product MHKSSKPELLVGVRNLSGLKACSGHADAVYFSTDRLSLRAKAKEITLETLDDFVHEVKARGLKAYLAVNSTVYEKKLGDASDVINAASDAGVDAVIAWDPAIILRARKAGIRVHISTQANITNHETANFYQNLGAERIILSRELSLEEIREINQHTEVEIETFVHGAMCMAISGRCHLSAYILGKSGNCGECTQPCRWKWELHGENGFVAASLGKYLLSAKDLCMIDHIPILLESGIVAFKVEGRLRDPGYLEMVSRCYREAIDACIEGNYTPEKIESWKHKLASVYNRGFSTGFYFGTPGLEGFSPEKDMNASKKQRRAVGVIENYYPKQQAAALRLLEEGISVGDEIVIEGNTTYLRQQVRSLEKNGETVDRAEKGYTVGLAVDEQVRKNDRVFII from the coding sequence ATGCATAAAAGTTCAAAACCTGAACTCCTTGTAGGAGTCAGAAATCTTTCAGGACTTAAGGCTTGTTCAGGACATGCAGATGCTGTCTACTTTTCTACTGATAGGCTTAGCCTGAGAGCAAAAGCAAAAGAAATTACTCTGGAAACTCTTGATGATTTTGTCCATGAGGTAAAAGCTAGAGGTCTCAAGGCCTATCTTGCTGTAAATTCAACAGTATATGAGAAAAAACTCGGAGATGCATCGGATGTGATAAATGCAGCTTCGGATGCAGGAGTAGACGCAGTCATTGCCTGGGATCCGGCTATAATACTCAGGGCACGGAAAGCAGGAATTAGAGTTCACATTTCTACGCAGGCAAATATTACCAACCACGAAACTGCAAATTTCTACCAAAATCTTGGTGCCGAAAGAATTATACTTTCAAGAGAACTTTCCCTTGAAGAAATACGGGAGATAAACCAGCACACTGAAGTAGAAATCGAGACTTTTGTTCACGGTGCGATGTGCATGGCAATTTCAGGTCGTTGCCATCTGTCAGCTTACATTCTTGGAAAATCCGGAAATTGCGGAGAATGCACCCAGCCATGCCGCTGGAAATGGGAACTCCATGGAGAAAACGGCTTTGTTGCAGCAAGTCTTGGAAAGTACCTTCTAAGTGCAAAAGATCTCTGTATGATAGATCATATTCCCATACTGCTTGAATCAGGCATAGTTGCCTTTAAAGTGGAAGGGCGACTGCGGGATCCCGGATACCTTGAAATGGTTTCTCGTTGCTACAGGGAGGCCATTGACGCCTGCATAGAAGGAAACTATACTCCTGAGAAAATAGAGTCCTGGAAGCATAAGCTTGCTTCGGTCTATAACAGGGGCTTTTCAACTGGCTTTTACTTTGGGACTCCAGGCCTTGAGGGCTTTTCTCCTGAAAAAGATATGAATGCCTCGAAAAAGCAACGCAGGGCTGTAGGAGTTATTGAAAATTATTACCCAAAACAGCAAGCTGCAGCTCTCAGGCTTCTCGAAGAAGGTATTTCGGTTGGAGACGAAATAGTAATTGAAGGAAATACAACCTATTTGAGGCAGCAAGTCCGTTCCCTGGAGAAAAATGGCGAAACTGTTGACAGGGCAGAAAAAGGATACACGGTTGGCCTCGCTGTTGACGAGCAAGTCCGAAAAAACGACAGAGTTTTTATAATTTAA
- the mch gene encoding methenyltetrahydromethanopterin cyclohydrolase, translating into MISVNEMGSYVIEEMLDWSEDLKTEVLKLNNGATVIDCGVKAEGGYEAGMYLARLCLADLADLKYTTFDLNGLKWPAIQVATDNPVIACMASQYAGWRVSIGNYFGMGSGPARALGLKPKELYEEIGYEDDFEAAVLVMESDKLPDEKVVEYIAKHCSVDPENVTIAVAPTASIAGSVQISARVVETGIHKLESVGFDINCIKSGYGVAPIAPVVGNDVQCMGSTNDCVIYCGETNYTVRFDGELADLEEFVKKVPSTTSRDFGKPFYQTFKEANFDFFKVDAGMFAPARLTVNDLKSTKTISSGRLYPEILLQSFGIRQV; encoded by the coding sequence TTGATAAGTGTTAACGAAATGGGATCATACGTCATCGAAGAGATGCTCGACTGGAGCGAAGACCTGAAAACTGAAGTACTCAAACTCAATAACGGGGCTACGGTTATTGACTGCGGAGTTAAAGCTGAGGGTGGATATGAAGCCGGAATGTACCTCGCACGGCTCTGCCTGGCCGACCTTGCCGATCTCAAATACACTACTTTTGACCTGAACGGTCTCAAATGGCCTGCAATCCAGGTAGCTACTGATAATCCAGTAATTGCCTGTATGGCTTCGCAGTATGCAGGTTGGAGAGTCTCCATAGGCAACTACTTTGGAATGGGGTCAGGTCCGGCACGTGCGCTTGGCTTAAAACCTAAAGAGCTCTATGAAGAAATCGGATATGAAGATGACTTCGAAGCTGCAGTCCTTGTCATGGAATCTGATAAACTCCCTGATGAGAAAGTTGTGGAATATATTGCAAAGCACTGCAGTGTAGACCCTGAAAATGTAACGATTGCTGTTGCTCCTACCGCCTCTATTGCCGGTTCTGTCCAGATCTCCGCACGCGTTGTAGAGACCGGGATCCATAAACTTGAGTCAGTTGGTTTTGATATCAATTGTATTAAAAGCGGATATGGAGTTGCCCCAATTGCTCCTGTTGTCGGAAATGATGTTCAGTGCATGGGTTCTACTAATGATTGTGTGATCTACTGCGGCGAAACTAACTATACTGTCCGCTTTGATGGAGAACTGGCTGACCTTGAGGAATTTGTAAAGAAGGTTCCCTCCACAACCTCCCGAGACTTTGGAAAGCCTTTCTACCAGACTTTCAAAGAAGCAAACTTTGACTTCTTTAAGGTCGACGCAGGTATGTTTGCCCCAGCCAGGCTTACGGTAAACGATCTTAAGAGCACAAAAACAATTTCTAGCGGCAGACTCTATCCGGAAATCTTACTCCAGTCCTTCGGAATCAGGCAGGTTTAA
- a CDS encoding DUF2124 family protein, with the protein MPIINTSQGVGGILNSFRSLVEDAKKITFVGTPGFCTPFAELLGFVVRNRELAFISSEDFEKARSIFMGPEGMQLGDLTDKHADVVILLGGLSMPKIGISPEKAKDVASKILEGSKNGKVIGVCFQSAFIQQKWDEIINFDYVINADLAVEVLQV; encoded by the coding sequence ATGCCAATAATAAACACTTCACAGGGAGTAGGAGGCATCCTGAACAGTTTCAGGAGCCTTGTCGAAGATGCAAAGAAGATTACTTTTGTGGGAACACCAGGGTTTTGCACTCCTTTTGCAGAACTTCTTGGTTTTGTAGTTCGTAACCGTGAACTTGCTTTTATTTCCAGTGAGGATTTTGAGAAAGCCAGGTCTATCTTCATGGGTCCTGAAGGCATGCAGCTTGGAGATCTTACAGATAAGCACGCTGACGTCGTTATCCTGCTTGGAGGACTTTCGATGCCAAAAATAGGGATTAGCCCTGAAAAAGCAAAAGATGTTGCCAGTAAAATCCTAGAAGGCTCTAAGAATGGAAAAGTTATCGGAGTCTGCTTCCAATCTGCGTTCATACAGCAGAAATGGGATGAAATAATAAATTTTGATTATGTCATCAATGCCGATCTGGCAGTTGAGGTATTGCAAGTCTGA
- a CDS encoding carboxymuconolactone decarboxylase family protein: protein MEKAAKEIKELKGFLPRSIAYAGQINEDFAEGIAGLYKAIWEEREDGLSIKQKHIIVFTVACSSNNIQSAVKILERLHKFGATRTEINDAMMLAAWTGGIQHFTDFSAAVLKEMEKLGY, encoded by the coding sequence ATGGAGAAAGCTGCTAAAGAAATCAAGGAGTTAAAGGGTTTTTTACCCAGATCTATTGCGTATGCCGGACAGATAAACGAGGACTTTGCTGAAGGAATAGCAGGCCTCTATAAAGCCATATGGGAAGAAAGGGAAGATGGGCTTTCTATAAAACAGAAGCATATCATTGTCTTTACTGTAGCCTGTTCAAGCAATAACATCCAGAGCGCAGTCAAGATTCTGGAAAGACTCCACAAATTTGGGGCTACAAGAACCGAGATAAATGATGCAATGATGCTCGCAGCCTGGACAGGCGGAATCCAGCATTTCACGGATTTTAGTGCAGCAGTACTTAAAGAGATGGAGAAACTAGGTTATTGA
- a CDS encoding DUF6141 family protein, giving the protein MEQPKVNVIFREVQDLRNNFFLVSVLYPALLLWYVEIHSLIFGKPAGISNVPGTYLFALWIVFGLFFPLMFYYTKYITEVRSDGIYIQLVPLNLSSKKIPLYVVEDCKIKVYNPLTGKESDVSPDVSQSSKKVSPVVIIKLISGERMLLSSRKPEELCSAIKQATAEY; this is encoded by the coding sequence GTGGAACAGCCGAAAGTAAACGTGATTTTTAGGGAAGTACAGGATCTGCGAAACAATTTTTTCCTGGTTTCGGTTCTTTATCCTGCGCTCCTTCTATGGTATGTCGAAATCCATAGCCTGATTTTCGGAAAACCTGCCGGAATCAGTAACGTTCCTGGAACATACCTGTTTGCGCTCTGGATTGTCTTTGGGTTATTTTTCCCTCTTATGTTTTACTATACAAAGTACATAACTGAAGTAAGAAGTGATGGGATATACATTCAACTGGTACCCCTGAATCTATCCTCCAAGAAGATTCCTTTATATGTAGTGGAGGATTGCAAAATTAAGGTTTATAATCCTCTTACAGGAAAAGAATCTGATGTGTCACCTGATGTGTCACAATCTTCTAAAAAAGTTAGTCCTGTTGTGATAATCAAACTTATCTCTGGAGAAAGAATGCTTCTTAGCTCCAGAAAACCTGAAGAACTCTGCAGTGCAATTAAGCAAGCTACAGCAGAATACTGA
- a CDS encoding class I SAM-dependent methyltransferase family protein, translating to MHGMIRVPPEKGEEIRKKAVLEGFLDTARKIRKVRTKEGNFLEIPVTEAAYDSVESFLVLEQKNPEFLENSKSLKESLEGFLSKPELALVPAGWQILGNIIIVSIPEILEDKKTRIAEALLSMYPRCRTVVRDFGIEGQFRQPKRELLLGSGTETIHKEHGCFFKQDVTKVMYSKGNLEERKRMSKLGKGEIVVDMFAGIGYFSIPMAVHSKPKKIISIEINPESFAYLKENIKLNHVENIITPILEDCSQAAPEGEADRVIMGYVGTTHNYLEPAIRALKRSGGVLHYHETVPENLARIRPEKRIEEAAESLGKKVEVLETRRIKKYSPGVLHVVVDARICG from the coding sequence ATGCACGGAATGATCAGGGTCCCACCCGAAAAAGGAGAAGAGATAAGGAAAAAAGCAGTTCTTGAAGGATTTCTGGATACTGCAAGGAAGATTCGAAAAGTCAGGACCAAAGAAGGCAACTTCCTGGAAATCCCGGTAACAGAAGCCGCATACGATAGTGTGGAAAGTTTTCTGGTTCTTGAACAGAAAAATCCGGAATTTCTTGAAAACTCCAAATCCCTCAAAGAGTCACTTGAAGGTTTTCTTTCCAAACCTGAACTTGCGTTAGTTCCAGCAGGCTGGCAAATTCTGGGAAATATAATAATAGTTAGTATCCCTGAAATCCTGGAGGATAAAAAAACGAGAATAGCCGAGGCTTTACTCTCAATGTATCCCAGGTGCAGGACTGTTGTAAGGGATTTTGGAATCGAAGGGCAGTTCCGTCAGCCAAAAAGAGAACTCCTTCTCGGCAGCGGGACAGAAACTATCCACAAAGAGCATGGCTGCTTTTTTAAGCAGGATGTAACAAAAGTGATGTACTCCAAAGGGAACCTTGAAGAAAGGAAAAGGATGAGCAAGCTAGGAAAGGGAGAAATTGTTGTGGATATGTTTGCAGGAATAGGGTATTTTTCAATTCCTATGGCTGTCCACTCAAAGCCGAAAAAGATTATAAGTATTGAAATAAATCCTGAATCCTTCGCCTACCTGAAAGAAAATATTAAACTGAACCATGTGGAAAATATTATTACTCCGATTCTTGAAGACTGCTCTCAGGCTGCTCCCGAAGGAGAAGCGGATAGGGTTATCATGGGGTATGTTGGAACAACACACAATTACCTTGAGCCGGCTATAAGAGCTTTAAAAAGAAGTGGAGGAGTCCTGCATTACCATGAAACAGTGCCTGAAAATCTCGCCAGAATAAGACCTGAAAAAAGGATAGAAGAAGCTGCTGAATCCCTGGGAAAAAAAGTTGAAGTCCTGGAAACCAGAAGGATAAAAAAGTACTCTCCCGGTGTCCTGCACGTAGTTGTGGATGCGAGAATCTGTGGATAA
- a CDS encoding NUDIX domain-containing protein gives MSCFKEGRNIPSAYDNRRGSVIVETDDGILLVSSSGSYYRLPGGKPKKGEASIEAAIRELREETGLRVYDVRYLFKFHASKVFKIKAKGLPEPRSEIHHFAFFRPGKEMKVRISENTLKLLDIYYNLKEKESK, from the coding sequence ATCAGCTGTTTCAAAGAAGGTAGAAATATTCCAAGTGCATACGACAATCGAAGAGGATCAGTAATAGTTGAAACCGATGATGGAATCCTGCTGGTCAGCAGCTCCGGGTCTTATTACAGGCTTCCAGGGGGAAAACCGAAGAAAGGGGAAGCTAGTATTGAAGCTGCGATTCGAGAGCTTAGAGAAGAAACAGGACTTCGGGTATACGACGTAAGATACCTTTTCAAATTTCATGCATCCAAGGTCTTTAAGATTAAGGCCAAAGGATTGCCAGAACCGAGAAGTGAGATCCACCATTTTGCATTTTTCAGGCCAGGAAAGGAAATGAAAGTGCGGATTTCTGAAAACACGCTTAAGTTACTGGATATTTATTATAACTTAAAAGAAAAAGAGAGTAAATAA
- a CDS encoding sodium:alanine symporter family protein — MSGVNVLEIFTWVDQLIWGPPLLVLLVGTGIFLTWKLGMVQVFRLPLALRYVLNSRKTEIGVQGDISSFGALSTALSSTVGTGNIVGVATAIKTGGPGALFWMLLAGFFGMATMYSESLLAVKYRVTDSKGQMSGGPMYYIKNGLGQRKYSQTLAAAFAFFGMNVALFGIGTFPQVNSIVDSARIAFNIHETLSAFVISLLVAFVTLGGIRRIAGVAQLLVPFMAISYVSGCLIIIGLNFEKIPETLNLIVNAAFTETAAKGGFLGAGVMLAARMGIARGIFSNESGLGSAPIAAAAAKVKEPARQGLISMTGTFFDTIIICFMTGIILIVTDSWTGDLAGAYMTSYAFSTVLAEFGNYIVTVGLILFAFTTILGWNYYGERCTEFLFGVKGILPYKILYILIVASGAFMTLDVIWVLADIVNGLMAIPNLIALLALRKVVTIETKQYFEKLKAEASNSGEIPK; from the coding sequence CTGTCGGGTGTTAACGTACTTGAGATCTTCACATGGGTAGATCAGCTAATCTGGGGACCGCCGCTTCTGGTTTTACTTGTGGGAACCGGGATTTTCCTGACCTGGAAACTCGGGATGGTTCAGGTCTTCAGGTTGCCTCTTGCACTCAGGTATGTGCTTAACTCTAGAAAAACCGAAATTGGAGTACAGGGGGACATTTCGAGTTTTGGGGCACTGAGTACTGCACTGTCCTCAACTGTTGGAACTGGAAATATAGTTGGGGTTGCAACTGCAATAAAAACAGGAGGTCCAGGCGCTCTTTTCTGGATGCTTCTTGCAGGTTTTTTCGGGATGGCAACCATGTACTCCGAGTCCCTACTTGCAGTCAAATACAGAGTGACTGATTCAAAAGGGCAGATGTCAGGAGGGCCCATGTATTATATAAAAAACGGGCTTGGGCAGAGGAAGTATAGCCAAACTCTTGCTGCAGCTTTTGCTTTTTTTGGGATGAACGTAGCTCTCTTCGGGATAGGGACTTTTCCGCAGGTAAATTCCATTGTTGATTCTGCAAGGATTGCCTTTAATATCCATGAAACTCTGAGCGCTTTTGTGATAAGTCTGCTTGTAGCGTTTGTAACACTTGGCGGAATCAGGAGAATTGCAGGCGTTGCCCAGCTTCTAGTGCCTTTTATGGCAATAAGCTATGTATCGGGATGCCTGATAATTATTGGGTTAAATTTTGAGAAGATACCTGAAACTCTCAATTTGATAGTAAACGCTGCATTCACAGAAACTGCCGCAAAGGGCGGTTTTCTTGGAGCAGGAGTAATGCTTGCAGCCAGAATGGGAATTGCACGAGGAATTTTCTCAAACGAGTCCGGCCTGGGAAGTGCTCCGATAGCCGCTGCAGCTGCAAAGGTAAAAGAGCCGGCCAGGCAAGGGCTTATTTCCATGACAGGAACTTTCTTTGATACTATTATCATCTGTTTCATGACAGGAATCATCCTGATCGTCACAGACTCCTGGACAGGTGACCTTGCAGGTGCCTATATGACAAGCTATGCTTTTTCCACCGTACTTGCGGAGTTCGGAAATTACATAGTAACAGTCGGGCTCATTTTGTTTGCCTTTACAACAATTCTTGGGTGGAATTACTATGGTGAACGCTGTACGGAATTCCTCTTCGGTGTAAAAGGAATTCTTCCTTACAAAATTCTTTACATTCTAATTGTTGCCTCAGGTGCCTTCATGACCCTCGATGTTATCTGGGTACTTGCTGACATCGTAAACGGGCTCATGGCTATTCCAAACCTTATTGCTCTGCTGGCTCTGCGAAAAGTTGTTACTATCGAGACCAAGCAGTATTTTGAGAAACTTAAGGCTGAAGCCTCGAATTCGGGAGAGATACCAAAATAA
- a CDS encoding COG1361 S-layer family protein, whose protein sequence is MNHAYQEKLSCTRKKKCKLIGRMLVNRRQVGKMSKDRILVDEMPGDRNSVDKILGNQRSVNYMPGNPGSVIRILADKCSTLSLYFLVTLLMITIFLTGPASAVVVSGNTHLVVDVSEINPNPARPGEDLLIKVNIQNAGDEPAENVIVGIEEIHPFVFKYSTSEIYGSGTNTERNFRIEQIRQRSKVELSFYLRVDPETESGVYQTEFTIKDKSGTSFSRRIPVRVEGNPDLVLGGSEILSVSEDNSSSEAIVPGQEFYLRTSVKNAGNGNAKNVRVILNLNNSSPLIPLEDNVCFFENLSAGSSKNLSFKLLLGSNADVKPYRIPLRITASNNTETFQIDKIQEIGINVLNRAQIDISSLKFDPEIPVKGQQVSLTLRLENVGEGEARSVKARLEGLKGSGSTNAFLGRLDKDDDAPAVFTFTPGKTGDQNVTLLVEYEDDFGEHQVSENLTFNVKNQEGSIPPIVLGAVLVLASVTLYMKKKGKL, encoded by the coding sequence ATGAATCATGCTTATCAAGAAAAGCTTTCCTGTACAAGGAAAAAGAAGTGTAAGTTAATAGGTCGAATGCTCGTAAATCGAAGACAGGTAGGTAAAATGTCGAAAGATCGGATATTGGTAGACGAAATGCCAGGAGACCGAAATTCGGTAGATAAAATCCTGGGAAATCAAAGATCAGTAAATTATATGCCTGGAAATCCAGGGTCCGTAATTAGAATACTAGCAGATAAATGCTCCACATTGTCTCTTTATTTTTTAGTTACCTTATTGATGATAACTATCTTTCTGACAGGCCCGGCTTCTGCAGTTGTAGTGTCAGGAAACACCCATCTTGTAGTCGATGTCTCGGAAATCAACCCTAATCCTGCCAGGCCTGGGGAAGATCTGCTCATAAAAGTTAATATACAGAATGCCGGAGATGAGCCTGCAGAGAACGTGATAGTAGGGATTGAGGAAATTCATCCTTTCGTTTTTAAATATAGCACGTCAGAAATTTATGGTTCCGGAACAAACACGGAAAGAAATTTTCGGATTGAACAGATAAGGCAGCGTTCCAAGGTAGAACTGAGCTTCTATTTGAGGGTAGACCCTGAGACTGAGTCCGGAGTCTATCAGACTGAGTTTACTATCAAAGACAAAAGCGGAACAAGTTTTTCCAGAAGAATTCCTGTTAGGGTAGAAGGAAACCCGGATCTTGTGCTTGGCGGCAGTGAGATTCTTTCTGTAAGTGAGGATAATTCCTCTTCAGAAGCCATAGTTCCTGGACAGGAGTTTTACCTGAGGACATCAGTTAAGAATGCAGGAAACGGGAACGCAAAAAATGTAAGGGTAATTCTTAACCTCAACAATTCGTCACCTTTAATTCCACTAGAGGACAATGTCTGTTTTTTTGAGAATCTGAGTGCAGGCAGTTCTAAAAACCTCTCGTTCAAACTTCTTCTGGGCAGCAATGCCGATGTGAAGCCTTACAGGATTCCATTGCGGATAACAGCCTCGAATAATACTGAGACTTTCCAGATAGACAAGATCCAGGAAATTGGAATTAACGTGCTTAATCGGGCGCAAATTGATATTTCAAGCCTGAAATTTGATCCGGAGATACCTGTGAAAGGACAGCAGGTATCCCTGACTTTAAGGCTCGAAAATGTTGGAGAAGGTGAAGCTCGTTCGGTCAAAGCCAGGCTTGAGGGACTTAAGGGCAGTGGAAGCACGAATGCTTTTCTCGGGCGTCTGGATAAAGACGATGATGCTCCTGCAGTATTTACATTCACTCCTGGAAAAACCGGTGATCAGAACGTGACCCTGCTGGTGGAGTATGAGGATGATTTTGGTGAGCACCAGGTTAGCGAGAACCTGACTTTTAATGTGAAAAACCAGGAAGGAAGCATTCCTCCAATTGTGCTCGGAGCAGTCCTGGTCCTTGCATCTGTGACCCTTTATATGAAAAAGAAAGGTAAGCTCTAA
- a CDS encoding ABC transporter permease, translated as MLEKARVSFFLASRSITRGNKGITIFTVFVLTLIFIQLVLFSSMLAGITLKFNELMVNFQTGNVVVEPKEEERYIGDASALQKKIESLPQVIGTSARLKTTGNFRYKQKEMGATVYGIDPADEIFVTGLEDAIISGDFLSRPDRGEIILGREVSGGFGALMESKSLGGVEVGDTVELTIGGVTREFRVKGIYSTRFFMADASAYLTKADLEELMGIEGRDFAQEIAVKTADGTPEYDTRTALLSLGIGENIRTWHEFAGILRLIENTLGLVRNIMNAIGLLIAFVIIFVVIYVNIVNKKRQIGVQKAIGIEQNVIIASFVLQAMLYAGAGVILGYVFVRFGLVPYTVSHPVEVPLGSMSLRLDNAEALNRAVLLFLSSVVGSVIPAYKLAQKDLLDLIWGK; from the coding sequence ATGCTTGAAAAAGCGAGAGTTTCCTTCTTCCTTGCCAGCCGCTCCATAACAAGGGGCAATAAAGGGATTACAATCTTTACAGTTTTTGTCCTGACTCTGATCTTTATACAGCTTGTGCTTTTCTCAAGCATGCTGGCTGGGATTACGCTCAAGTTCAATGAACTTATGGTGAATTTTCAGACCGGAAACGTCGTAGTCGAACCAAAGGAAGAAGAACGCTATATAGGGGACGCATCAGCCCTCCAGAAGAAGATAGAAAGTCTTCCGCAGGTAATAGGAACCTCGGCTCGCCTGAAAACGACTGGAAACTTCCGCTATAAACAGAAAGAAATGGGAGCTACGGTTTATGGGATAGATCCTGCGGACGAGATCTTCGTAACAGGCCTTGAAGATGCTATAATAAGTGGGGATTTTCTGAGCAGGCCTGATAGAGGAGAGATAATTTTGGGCAGGGAGGTCTCAGGAGGTTTCGGAGCCCTTATGGAATCTAAGTCTTTAGGAGGTGTGGAAGTAGGAGACACCGTTGAACTTACAATCGGAGGCGTAACCCGAGAGTTCAGGGTAAAGGGAATCTACTCAACGCGTTTCTTCATGGCTGATGCCTCAGCCTATCTTACAAAGGCTGATCTTGAAGAACTGATGGGGATTGAGGGCAGAGACTTTGCCCAGGAAATAGCCGTTAAAACCGCAGACGGCACGCCTGAGTACGATACTAGGACTGCACTCCTCTCTCTTGGCATTGGTGAGAATATCCGTACCTGGCATGAATTTGCAGGTATCCTCCGACTGATCGAAAACACGCTTGGGCTGGTCCGGAATATTATGAACGCAATCGGCCTGCTAATTGCTTTTGTGATCATCTTTGTGGTTATTTACGTAAATATCGTGAATAAAAAAAGACAGATCGGGGTTCAGAAAGCAATAGGGATAGAACAAAATGTGATAATTGCATCCTTTGTGCTCCAGGCCATGCTTTACGCAGGTGCGGGTGTTATACTTGGCTACGTGTTTGTGCGTTTCGGACTTGTACCTTATACTGTTTCCCACCCTGTGGAAGTCCCGCTTGGCTCTATGAGCCTCAGGCTGGACAATGCAGAGGCCTTAAATCGGGCAGTCCTCCTGTTCCTTTCTTCTGTAGTAGGCTCGGTAATTCCTGCGTACAAACTGGCTCAGAAAGATCTTCTTGACCTGATCTGGGGCAAATGA
- a CDS encoding ABC transporter ATP-binding protein, translating to MGEVEVRALRRVNVRIRRGEFIAIMGPSGSGKTTLLNQLGLLDTPNSGKVIIDGSDTSRLSDSEKGKFRLHNLGYVFQDYALLPELNAMENVYISLMMQGKSKTECESAAAEILAAVGLGDRLQQLPSKMSGGQQQRVSIARALAHSPEVLFADEPCANLDSETSKEVLDLFGKFNQEKGQTIVMVTHEEWHAEYADRVIRLKDGIVQE from the coding sequence ATGGGAGAGGTAGAGGTTCGGGCCCTGCGCAGAGTAAACGTAAGAATCCGGCGTGGAGAATTCATTGCAATCATGGGTCCGAGCGGTTCAGGCAAAACCACACTTTTAAACCAGCTTGGCCTGCTTGATACCCCAAATTCGGGAAAGGTCATTATAGACGGTTCGGATACCTCCAGACTGTCCGACAGCGAAAAGGGCAAATTCAGGCTGCATAACCTGGGCTATGTTTTTCAGGACTATGCTTTACTTCCCGAGCTCAATGCCATGGAAAATGTCTATATCTCCCTTATGATGCAGGGCAAAAGTAAAACCGAATGCGAATCCGCAGCTGCAGAAATTCTTGCCGCAGTTGGCCTTGGCGACCGCCTTCAACAACTCCCTTCTAAAATGAGCGGAGGCCAGCAGCAGAGAGTTTCAATTGCACGGGCTCTTGCCCATTCCCCAGAAGTCCTTTTTGCAGACGAGCCCTGTGCCAACCTTGACTCCGAGACCTCAAAGGAAGTTCTTGACCTTTTCGGGAAGTTCAATCAGGAAAAAGGACAGACAATTGTAATGGTTACCCACGAAGAATGGCATGCCGAATACGCAGACAGGGTAATTAGGTTGAAAGATGGGATCGTTCAGGAGTGA